A stretch of DNA from Cygnus atratus isolate AKBS03 ecotype Queensland, Australia unplaced genomic scaffold, CAtr_DNAZoo_HiC_assembly HiC_scaffold_34, whole genome shotgun sequence:
ctttaattaaatcatccttagTTCAACCggtgagttgttctttcctttacttcttcccctcctcatctaaggagggggagtgagagagcggttgtggcgttcagctgcctagcacggtaaaaccaccacaacaggGTATGAGGGGAATTGCTTGTTTATCTTCCCtgggcttttttcctttttttccctgaatgcTGCTGTCACTTGTACAGCCCTTCTCATTCCTCTGGCTGCTGGCCTGCACAGGAATGCAGCAAGTCCCTGCATACTCCTGACGTCTCCACTCACCGAGTCTGCCAAACATTTTGTAATGTTCAATCTGCTCATTGACCTGAGGGCAAAGGAAAACGTATAGCACTAGCCTGCACCCCACGGTGGTCTTAGAAGTAACTGTAAATCCCCCATATAACCATCGGCAAAGAAACCTCCCCACCAACACATGCCCTGTGACACTGACCTCAAAATCCAGTTTGTGATGCACAGGCCAGTTATTCTGGTTCGTGGGGTCTTTTCTCGGAGAGACTAGCCAGCCTGAGGAGGAGCCAACAGGACAGGGGGGTGTGATAGCCACCTTGGAGGGAGTATTTGGGGGCATCACCAGTTTGGGGCGATTTGGAGGGAGTATTCAGCTGGAGGTGATTTGGGGGGAAACAGCCAGCTTGCATGGTACAATTAGGAGTGATAGGTTGCAGGGGGATGGGGGAAATAGTTGGTGGGGGGACAGCCAACTTCAGGGATTTGAATTTGGGTGGAAATAGACATTTTGGGAGGGTACCCACCCACTTGGGGGATGGGATTTGGGGGAAATAGCAAAGAAGGGGAAACGGGGGGGGAATGGTTAGACTGGGGTGTGTGTAGAAAGGGTTACCCGCTATGCCCTGCCCTAATGAGTTACCTGTTCTCCTACAAGCTTGATACTGATCACTTTGTGTCTGCCTAGAGCTGCAAACACAGGCCTGAGCGCTCTCCTGGAATGCACTAGGAGCAACAATCACCAAAAATCCTGATTTGAGGAAACTTCAACGTGGGAGATGAGAAAGGCCTCAGGAGACAAAGCCAAAGGACTGGAGCCAATCTAAGGCCCGCACCTCTCCTGCCAGAAGCCCTGCTGTGCATGGCAATGAGGGAAGGTCAGGACGGTTGTAATGATGTGATTGGATGTGTTTTGTTGCAGGTTGTGTAACAGCTGCTGCAAATTGTAATGGGGGGGCTTTCATTTCTCTAGTGGAGGACGGGGGTCTCACAATCTTGACAAAGCTTTAGTAAAACTGTGTAAATCTGTCCATGGGTCCTGTTTCCTTCTTGGTCGTGGAACATCCCAAGCCACTTCTGTGACAGAATTTGGCTCCCCAGGTGGGACCGCAGTGACCAGTTGACTTCAGAGCCTCCCGGGATGGTTTGGGTTGTGAACTGGGTAAAATGACCTGTTTTATGTCTCTCACAGATGTGGTGGTGAGGTAAAACTAAATTCACAGAAATCTTGCAGAGTGGTTGTGTGTTAAAATTGTAATTCCACATAAACCCTGCAACTTAGAAATTGGACAAGATATAGTGAGTGATTGATGCTCCACTAGCAGAAGTTTTGGAAAATTGGAATAAAATTGGTGGTATCTTAAGGTTATGTAAGAAAAAGGCAGTGGAATTTTGTCAGAAACCTTGGCCTGCTATGACTGCGTTAGCGACTGCAGGTTAGGGGTGGCCAGGAGTTGGTGGTTTTAACATAGATTGCCTAAGGTTGTTGTGATTATTATTGCAGGACCGATCCCCTGCCCTGGTATGTTTGGGCAATTTGGAGAAGTGAATTGCCCAAACAAAGTggacaatttaaataaaatgagtcAAAGGGTGATAGAAAAAAGGCGTCAACTTAGACTGTTTTGTCTATGCAAGTTCAAGCAATTGCTGCTAGTGCTGACGGTgtttctgctgtgctcctgttGCTTCTGGATTCCTCCTCTCTTGCTGTCCTGTTTTGCACCCCTGGCTGTTCATCCTGCCCTGTCAGCTCTGCTAAAGGAGGTTGTTCTCCCTTTGCCTGCCATCCTCCTTTCACCCTCCCTGGAGGCTGTGGTGGCAGTGTCTTTGGTGCAGGTGCCTTTTAGTGCTGCACTGGGTTAGTAACTGcaacagaggcagcaggagaaagaatgGTAAATTGGACAAAGGTAAGAGATGGTCAACAAAGACCAGGGTACACCCCTCTGCTTCCAAATGAGGTTGGAGAAACACCTGCGAATATTTGGGAAAATAGATCCTGAAACAGGCCCTTGGTTGTCTCATTGTTTGTAGATCAAGCAGCCCCAGAtaccaagaaatattttactaaatataCCCCAGGATGGcaaggtaaaacaaaagaagtaaTGAGCATAACCACATTTGTGTATAACGGGAGAGATGGGGACACAAAAAAGCTAGACAAAAGAGGAAGTAGCAGGAGCAAATGGCAAGCCTTCTGGTAGCAGCCTTAATTGGGAGGGATTTTAAGGGGAGGCAAAGAAATAGTAGAAATCAGAGAAGCATAAATCTGAGTAGAGGTTGAGCAACACTAGAGGATTGCTGCAGTTATTCCAAGAAGTCAGAGcactggagaagagaatgccCACGAATCTCAAGAAAGGGTACCCAGAACGCAGGTTAGGGAGCCTGGTAGAGCAGGGGACAAGGGGAGGAAGATACGCAAAGATATTTTCAGATCACAAACCCCAGCAGtgggaaatgaaacagaaatatactTCCTGGGTGGATCCCAGGAAACGATAATAGATACAAAAATTGGAAATAAGGTTATTCATATTTAGTTGATACCAGGACAACTTATTCCACACTAACTGATGTCCCAGTGGGCTCAGACATAACAGGAAATGTAAATGTCATAGGTGTAGAAGGAAAGCAGGGAACTGTTTCAAAGATAGAAGATGTGATGGCCCTGCTATTTGTAGACCAATTCTTTTTGGTATTAGAATCAGCACCTACAAATTTATTAGGGTGGTACTTATTCTGTAAATTGTGAGCAGAATTGGTATGTGATCACTCAAGGTGTAACTGTAAAACTTCCAATAGAAGATGTTCCAACAATAATGTTAAatgctggcagaaaaaaaaacaaaatccctaaGGAGCTGAAAGACATACCAACATCTTTGTGGGCATGGAGTTCAACAGATATGGGGCTACTAGAGTCAGCAGCCCCAGTTACACTGAAAACTAAAGGAGGGAACTTCCCTCCTTAAAGCAATACCCACTGCCACAAGAGGCTAAAGATGGAATAAGGCTGACGTGTGAAGAGTTGTTGAAGAAGGGAATTTTAACCCCTTGTAAATTTCCTTGTAAAACACCATTATTACCAATAAAGAAGCCCAAACATGGCCCAGAAGGAAAGCTGGTTTTTAGATATGTACAATGTTTTTGCAGACCACGGATAAGAGCCTGTGGGAAAATAGCTGAACCATTTGTGGCCTGCACAAAAGCAGATGCTGAAGAACCACTGACATGGACTTCAGATTTGGAGAAAGCTTTCATAATCCTGTAGAAAGTTTTGATGTCAGCACCCACACTCAAGATGCCAAATTACAGTAAGCCATTCCATTTACTTGTGCatgaaaggaaaggagtggCTTCTGGGTCTTGGCTCACACTTTGGGAGGGCGGATGTACCCAGTGGCTTACTGTCAGCCCAGTTGGACCCAGTTTTTAAAGGCATGGCAGGAAGCATTAGAACAATAGCCTCAGCAGCACTGGTAGtagaaaaatgtcagaagaTTGTGTTAGGACTCTAAGCACCCTATGTGGTGTTGAATTGATGTTAACTAAATGTGCTTTTTTATCTATATGAGTTTTCAGAGACTCCACAAGTACGAACTGCTGTTGATGACAGCAGATAACATCCTCTTGAGAAGATGCAAATCCTTGAACCTAGCAACCTTGTTACCATTGGTGGATGAAGGGGAACCACATCATGGCTGCATAGAGGTAACCCAGAATCAAGAAAAGATGaccttttcttcatctgtagGACCAAGGTGAGCTCTTTCTTGATCCTTACAGACCTTACAGATCCTTACAGACCTTACCgtgccagctccaggctgggctCTATCTGTAGGTGGGTCATCTTATTACCTGGAAAGAAGGTGAGGAACGGGGTATGGCACCATGACCCAGAACAGATTGCTAACAGCAGAGCCTATTTCTCCTAAACACAGTGCTCAAGCAGCTAAGTTAATAACCCTGACAGAAATCTGCAGGGAAGCAGAATGGTAAAAAGTGACCATCCATATGTAATAGAAATATGCTTTTGATATCTTCCACGCTGCAGGACAGCTGTGGAAACAGAGGTTTCATGACCTCTAGTGGCAGCTGGACAGTAAATGCTCAACAGATTGAGAATTTGTTAGCAGCTGTTAACCTTCCAGAAGAGATCAGTGTGATGCATCAGACAACCCACACTAAAGAAAAGACTGATTTATAAAAAGTAGGCACCTATGCAAACACTAGAGCCAAAGCAACAGCAAGACagcctttgggaaaaaaaaatcacatattaTCACTAACAACTCAGGAGACTCTTCCTAATTTGCTAATTTTATATgaacaaatagaaaaagaagaaatagaagaatgGAAAAGACTGGGTGCACAGAtagataaaagaaagagaagtgaaTCAAGCTTACCAATTTTGCCCAAAAGGAACTTGATTACAATGGCAAAAATCTATCACCAACTAAATCATTTTGGACATACAGCATTGGCAAAGACAATTCTGAAAGGATTGGTGTGCCTCAAGAATTTATGTTGCAGCAAAACAAGTGACTAAAATTTGCCCGGTTTCTCAGGTCTACAGTTTAAAGGTGGACAAGGAGGAAAAGACTCTTGGAGACAAACCATGGGCTACTTTCCTGTTCCAAAACCTGCAAGTAGATTATACAATGTTGAAGACACATTATGCACGTGTCAAAGGGATACAAATATATGTTAGTAATTATTGACTAGTTGTCAGGTGTTGCAAATAGATTTTTACACAACTTTGATATAGCAACAATCTAAGATTTATTAATACTTTTATGGTAAGTCACAAGATTAGATTGTATGATTCTTAATAGCACTTAATGTGCGTTTAATCATCAGCCAATTTAACACAATAATTCAAAGGAATTTGCTACAATTGAAACAGTGACTTGGTTAACGGTTTGAGAATGGCAAGGTTCATACGAGACTTACTGCAGGGTATTGGGAGGGGGAGGTCTAAAGTCAGTTAGGTGCTTACAGTCTTCCTCGCTTTTTGGTAAATTACTCACTCTTCTCCCTCATTGGCATTTGTCAGCAGGCAAGCCTTGACCCTCAAGGAGTCAGCCCTGAGAGACATCACACCTCAGAAGTGTCCCAGCTTAGGGAAACTGAGGGTCACATCCTGCTGTGATTCCTGGAGAGCTCCGTCATTTCTCCACGGGGGATTTCTATGGGTACCTGCTTTAAGGCAGTACCCTCTTTGTTCATGGTCATGGTGTTGAGCATGCACTTGGTGCTCTGTTATTGATGTGCTGTCTGGTTCAAGGAATGGGCACATCAAGGCCTTCTGTGGCTCATAAACCCAAGGAAGACTTATGTCAAGTGCAGGAGAAGAGCATACCTGCCACAACAGGATGGCCCAAAGCACTCACCTTTATGGAATGCAGAGGCAGGCAGTATAATGAGGTTCTTATTAAAAGACATGGTGACCAGGCTTGGAATTCCAGAAAAGGTTGATTCAAACCAGGGGAGCCATTTCACAGCTCAGGTTTTAAAAAGGTGATATGAAACATTAGGCGTCACCTAATACCTGTATACCCCATATCAACCACCATCATCAAGGAAAGTTGAATGAATGAATCAGAGcttgaaaaatactgtatttaataCTTGTGCAGAAACCGATCTGAAGAAGACAGATGCCTTAACAATCACTTTAATGCATACAAAGCAGAGGCCAAAAGAGATAGGATTAATGCCAGCTGGGGTATTATTTGGGAGATATTTTCAGATTCCAAATACTTATGTAGCTGCAAAGACTGTCTTACTGGGAGGGGATGAAAGGTTGAGTCAGTATGTGTTAGAGATccacaaatacataaaatcttCACAATACTAAGCTCAACTATAGCAACCACTGTCTTTAGAAGGGAAAATGCAGCCCTATGAACAAGAAGattacataaaaagaaaaatcagttaagCCCAAGGTGGGAATGGCTTTCTTTCGGGGGGTATTGTTGACTTCTTTTTCATCAGTACTTGTAAGAGGGAAAAACCCTGGGATGCACTGTTCTCATGTGAAATTTTCCAGGGCTGAAGAAGTCAAAATTCCCTTGaaaattatatagaaaaaaaaaaaacaacaagcaaacagaaatagagtcatagaatcatagaatatcctgagttggaagggacccgcaaagatcatctagtccagctcctggcaccacacaggtccacccaaaaattcagaccaagtgactaagtgcacagtccaaatgcttaTTAAACTCTGACGGGCTTGGTGaccacgtccctggggagcctgttccagtgcgcgacaaccctcttggtgaagaacctcttcctgatatccagcctgaatctcctctgttgcagcttgacaccattgccacaggtcctatcactggtcactaaagagaatagatcagtgctgctctgcagcgtCTCATCCTCCAGTTTCTATGTAGaaccagggttgccccatcccaggtgcgggacccagcacttgctgttgttaaacttcatgcagttggttgttgcccagctctccaatctgtccagatccctctgcaaggcctttccaccctcaacagagtcaaaAACACCTTCCAGTTTAGTATAATCAGAAAATTTACTCAAAACACCGTCTAGTCCTGTatccaaattgtttataaaaaacattgaaaagaactggccATAAAATGTAGCCCTGGGGGATCCCACTGGTGACcggccaccagcctgatgtggacccatttaccacaaccctttgagccctacctgtcagccaattgctcacccatcgtatgattttttttttttttagctgtacgttggacattttgtccagtaggatcctatggaAAACTGTgttgaaagctttactgaaatccaaaaagatgaCACCAACTGGGttcccttgattgactagatgggtgattttatcataaaaagaaatcagatttgtTAAACAGGAtctacccctcatgaacccatgctgactgggaccaatgactgcattgtcccctaGGTGCGCTTCAGTAACTCCCgggataatcttctccataattttaccaggcactgacatgagactgacaggcctgtagttacCAAATAGGTGGTTCAAGATAAGTAAAATAGATCTGTCGTTAATTGTAATATTGTTGTGTGTGGCTAACAGACAGAAATGTCAGCCCTGCTTACGGCTCTATGCCATTGATTTAATTATGGCAATACAGGCATAATGCACTTGGATTGCTAAATTCCTGATCATAAGCCAAAGTCTTGCTCTCCAAAGGACTGGAATTTAAGCCTGCACAGTGTGCCTGGGCTTCACAATGCCATTCGCTGCAGCAGATATGGGATCTGGAACAGAGGATTGGAAGAGAAAATAGTAAGGTTGTAGTGcttaaaactgagaaaatttcCAGTATGTACTTGGAACAAAGCAAATGTCCATAGTTGCCcatgctggaagaaaaacatcactCTGCATGTTTGTTCCCCAGCTTCTGGGGTTGGgatggcagcagccagccttgTGTGTAGTTCCGAGTTCTGGTATGGGCCTGCAGGAACTGCACAGAAATCGAACCTTCCCGGGCTGGGGGAGCGATGGGTTGTCCCAGGATAGGACAGAAACccgggtgctgctgtgctggtgtgCCATGGACCCCCCCGCCCCTCACAATGCTCGCCCCCTCCCTATTCTTTTGCATCCCCTGCTCCCCTTTTtggcttccctccctcccttttcctcagGCACCCCCTGAGGGGGCTGAGGGAGTGGCAGTAGGGGCACTGGATTCAGGGGCGCCAGAGATCCCGGGGTTACTCAGGCTGTGGGAGATGATTGTGGGGGCAGCCTTAAGGCAACAGGGGCCAGTGGGGGTGATTGTTGTCCCAAGGGGGGTCTCCTGACAGGAGCTGTCAGTTGTGGGGACACCCAGGAGCCATCCCTATGCCTGAGCCCCCTGGATCCTCGGGGGCAGCTGAGGCGGCTGTGTGGGGCTGGTAGACCTGGGCTGTGCTGGAACAGCGCTCAGAGGGCAGGCAGAACACGGGAAGTGACAAACACGGGTGCAAATAGTCTTGTGCTCTGAGGACAATTCCTGGCTCAGAAGCACcatttcaagtttttatttttattttcacacctgctggctctggggccAGCTTTTTCCCCATGTGGTGCAGTGCACGGGAAGGTTCACCACACTACCTCATCGGGCCCCCTCAGCAGCACTGGCCTCTGGCTCCTCCTGAGACTGTAGTGCAGGTTCCCCTGAGCCCTTAGATCCGATCCTGGGGCTCCCCATCTCTCACCCTCCCCCAGTCCTCAAAGTCCTGTGTTCGCCTGGAACCACCATCACTCCCAAGTCAGCCCTCACAATCCCTGGAGCTCTTGGATGAGGTAGTGATTGGTTTCCTTCAGCACATTAAGGAACAGGTTCTTGCATTTGGTGTCCCAGCTGGGCATGAAGCTGTAGAGGAGGCGCATTTTCTCCTGCCTGATGCTGTTTGATCGGATTCTCTCGTACTGCTCGTCAGTCAGAACAGAATATTTGAGGAGCCGGTCCAGAATGCTGTTGACTGATGTCACACGCTGGATCAGCTGCTCTCGGTGTTTCTCCACAAAATGTCCTGGTGCACAGGGTGGAGATGTACAGAAGGGTGAATGgttgggtgctgctgccagcttggCAGGAGACAACCCACCAGTCTGAAGGTCCCATTACTGCTGTCCCTTGACCCTTAGGGCATAGGTGGCATGGAAAATTAATCCATCTTGTATCTCCCACTTCCACTAAGATTTTGTGCAGGAGAGAGAGATATCCATAACCTCAAAGCAGATCTCATCCTGGTCCTCCTCACCCTAGACAGAATCTGTTTCTAGAGATGTGCTTTATAGGCCACAACCCTGAAGCGGTTTTGGGCTTTGATATAGTTCTCTGGGGCTGTCGGGGACACCTTGGGTTGGCAGATAGGACAGAGTTGTTTCCAGGGACACTTCCCTCTTGGAGCTCAAGTGGGACCTCCTGGGAGTCTCCTAGGGGACCATATGGATGAGCAGAGGGACATGATGGAACCCCAGTTCTGCACTGACAGGAGCTGAGATGCACCAGCTCAGAAGACATCTGCATGTAGAACCCTGAGCTGTGGTTCTTTGGTGTTGCAGTGAATCCTGAAGCACTGATGAAGGGGACACAGGAGTCCACAGATCCTTCTGCATTATGGCCTCAGGGCCCTTCCCCTTCTGGCAGCCTGGGCCATATTAGGGAGAATGAAAGCAGTCATGAACTCACCTTTATGTCTGACCTGGAGAGCAGAGGATGGCTCATGCTCCAAGAATGAGTGACCTGCATGGgtgagcagcacaaaggaagatGTCAGGTTAGGTGGAAAGCCATGGCTGGCATTCTGTGGAAATAGCTCGTGTCCTCATACTGTCCCATTGTCCCTGGCCTGGATGTCATACTAGAATCATagggtcatagaatcatagaatatcccgagttggaagggacccatagggatcatcgagtccaactcctggcaccacacaggtctacccccATTCTCCCCTGAGATGAGTATGTCTGCTGAAGGGAAATCTGCCACCATGACTGAGGAAACACTCCTTCCACATTTGATGCCTGAAGACGCCTTCTCCCTGGACCTCCCTGCCAAACCCACACACCCCAGAATATGAACAAACCTGAGCATGTTGGAGTGGAAGAGGTGGCCGGCTGCTTGATGTCACCTGGAGGAGAGACAGAAGTAGAATGGAGAGTATGAATTGAAGACAGGAGGATGGGACACACAGTATTTGATGTCTGAATATCTGCACCTGAGCATGTCTGCACCATGCTCCCTTCCCAGGCCAGGGGACCCCAACATTTGGACATCCTCCAAGCCTTTCAGAACCTGTGACATAGACCTGCATCCTGCTCTCCCTACCTGCCCTCAGAAGGGTGCCCCAGAGTAGCCTGCAGTCCCTTTTGCCCTCCTGGACCACCTTGGTCAAGGTGAGCTGCATTCCTTCCTCCATGTCCTTGGTGTAGATCTCGGTGAAGAGCTGACGTCTGTCCAATGCCAGGTAGACGAATTTCAGCTCCTAGCAGAGGCAGGGTGGTGTCAGGATGATACACGAGAACACTATTGTTCAGCCTGGTCGTGAGGTACGAGGCCCACTTACTTTGGGGTTTATCTCTGCCCTTGAAGGACCGGATACGCGATACCACCTGTTAAATTTCAGTGGTCGGATGGTGTTGGGAGGTTTGTTCACCAAGAGCGAGTGTCCACTTCTCTTCTCATCCTCATCCACTGCCTGCAAAATTGTAGCACAGTGACATGAGAAGTGGTGATGGGAGTGCCAAGAGGGCAGGGAGACAAAGTGCTAGTCTGATTGCTCTGGTAGGTCTCAGCTGAGGAGGAAAAGCTACAAGCAGATTGAAAGAGCAGGATCCCTCTGATGCCTTGTGGGACCTTCTTCAACAGAGGCCTTTCCTCCAGGTGATTTCACCGCATGAGCCTGGTTTTTCCCTGATGCTCTTGCTGGGCCAGAGGCACAGAGAAGGTGTTGTTTAGTGTCCCCTGAGATTAACTGTCTCTCCAGGCCACCCTCTGATGGCATGTTGTTGCTGCTGCCCCTCACCTCTCCTTAGATGACAGGCACACTGCCTGGCCTCTCTGGGGATTTGTGCCCCAGTGCAAGCACCTAAAGGTTGGGCCTTGCTTCTGACCACATGGCCAAGGCTGTTTTGTGGTCAAGGGAGAGACATGTCCTCCCAGAAGCTGTCTGGTAATGTGTGCCATGGCCAAGGGGAAGAATTGCAGTCTGGAGGCACCTGTCTCTCTTGACTGCATAGAGGACGTGCACAGGTGACCTGGGTGTGCACCCTGGGAACCACCAAACTTGAGTGAACAGAATCAGAGGCACACTCACCTTTTCCAGGCCACGATGGTTGGGGATCAGGTAGAGGTGAAAGGTGATGTCTGCAGCACTGAAGACCCGATAGAGGAGCACAAGGGAATGGACGGGGATGAATGGCAATTTGTCAGAAAGGAATATGACACCCATGGGGGAAAAGCTGGGGtcctccagcacagcatggAATGACTTCACCCTTGTAGGCTTCTCCAGGAGTAGGTTCCCATCAACAATGTGGGCAATTTGCATCCAGGAAGTGTTTTGCTTCCCCTCTGTCAATGGACAAAATATGTTAGAGATTGACTTGCCCCACCAGGGCAGCCAGCAAGCAAGTGGGTGTGCATTCCTGTAGGGCCCCTTGCTGTCTCACCCACCAAGCCATCATCTTTGCCACAGTACCTCCAAGACACAGGAAGTGTGGGATATGAATGGCCTCTACAGTGCCTGGCGGGGCATGGATGTCGAACACGGGGCCAACCTCCATCCATACAGGGGGGATCCCTGAAGCCAGGTGACGTTCCCAGAAGGAGTACTTGTACTCAATGCTGGTGGCTGTCCTCACCAGGAACTCAAGGTCCGTCTCGACACAGCGGAACAGACCAGCCCGAGGAAAGTGAGCTCTGCAGAGTGGTGGaatgagaggagaaaggaaCTGTCAAGTTAAACATCAGGCTGTGGGATCACCCTGCCCTTTTCCTTGGAGTGTCCTGCTATGAGGCTTTCCTCAGCACAACTGCCCAATGTGTGAAGACATGTCAGGGATCTGCACTGTAAAAGCACCTGTGTCTCCCAGTTGCATGGATGTCT
This window harbors:
- the LOC118260515 gene encoding NACHT, LRR and PYD domains-containing protein 1-like isoform X26 translates to MEKIMADLLRKTLDDLGRYAFPRFKRELSKIQPKEQYERIELESLMGLSRAALAELLCSHYGQPYCVEVTVRVLRAMGRSTLAYTLLHRLTYAVQAQGSIISEGPQKHMAEFQDPWEDIFYLQGPQKHMAELQGPREQSGIKFQGDPWEDIFYLQGLQAQSASRRAGGLQDQSGPKPQGATAGDMPSKKTDWSDEGSSVHGAAASMLPQYTLFGDIDKSTSPSSGRNTRSGAICTSCPTEEDWAEEVKPEIIGDKRGKKEIYRAHFPRAGLFRCVETDLEFLVRTATSIEYKYSFWERHLASGIPPVWMEVGPVFDIHAPPGTVEAIHIPHFLCLGEGKQNTSWMQIAHIVDGNLLLEKPTRVKSFHAVLEDPSFSPMGVIFLSDKLPFIPVHSLVLLYRVFSAADITFHLYLIPNHRGLEKAVDEDEKRSGHSLLVNKPPNTIRPLKFNRWYRVSGPSRAEINPKELKFVYLALDRRQLFTEIYTKDMEEGMQLTLTKVVQEGKRDCRLLWGTLLRAGDIKQPATSSTPTCSGHSFLEHEPSSALQVRHKGHFVEKHREQLIQRVTSVNSILDRLLKYSVLTDEQYERIRSNSIRQEKMRLLYSFMPSWDTKCKNLFLNVLKETNHYLIQELQGL
- the LOC118260515 gene encoding NACHT, LRR and PYD domains-containing protein 1-like isoform X20; its protein translation is MEKIMADLLRKTLDDLGRYAFPRFKRELSKIQPKEQYERIELESLMGLSRAALAELLCSHYGQPYCVEVTVRVLRAMGRSTLAYTLLHRLTYGASFVERYREIVIQKASNVANIIMALLRERVLTSEQSDSIMSEGTNQKRMKKLYELVPTWDVTNKYCLYKVLCATNPILTLVYTAVQAQGSIISEGPQKHMAEFQDPWEDIFYLQGLQAQSASRRAGGLQDQSGPKPQGATAGDMPSKKTDWSDEGSSVHGAAASMLPQYTLFGDIDKSTSPSSGRNTRSGAICTSCPTEEDWAEEVKPEIIGDKRGKKEIYRAHFPRAGLFRCVETDLEFLVRTATSIEYKYSFWERHLASGIPPVWMEVGPVFDIHAPPGTVEAIHIPHFLCLGEGKQNTSWMQIAHIVDGNLLLEKPTRVKSFHAVLEDPSFSPMGVIFLSDKLPFIPVHSLVLLYRVFSAADITFHLYLIPNHRGLEKAVDEDEKRSGHSLLVNKPPNTIRPLKFNRWYRVSGPSRAEINPKELKFVYLALDRRQLFTEIYTKDMEEGMQLTLTKVVQEGKRDCRLLWGTLLRAGDIKQPATSSTPTCSGHSFLEHEPSSALQVRHKGHFVEKHREQLIQRVTSVNSILDRLLKYSVLTDEQYERIRSNSIRQEKMRLLYSFMPSWDTKCKNLFLNVLKETNHYLIQELQGL
- the LOC118260515 gene encoding NACHT, LRR and PYD domains-containing protein 1-like isoform X13; the encoded protein is MEKIMADLLRKTLDDLGRYAFPRFKRELSKIQPKEQYERIELESLMGLSRAALAELLCSHYGQPYCVEVTVRVLRAMGRSTLAYTLLHRLTYAVQAQGSIISEGPQKHMAEFQDPWEDIFYLQGPQKHTIEFQGLQAQSASRRAGGLQDQSGPKPQGGPPAHSVYIVPDDPWEDIFYLQGPQKHMAELQGPREQSGIKFQGDPWEDIFYLQGPQKHTIEFQGLQAQSASRRAGGLQDQSGPKPQGATAGDMPSKKTDWSDEGSSVHGAAASMLPQYTLFGDIDKSTSPSSGRNTRSGAICTSCPTEEDWAEEVKPEIIGDKRGKKEIYRAHFPRAGLFRCVETDLEFLVRTATSIEYKYSFWERHLASGIPPVWMEVGPVFDIHAPPGTVEAIHIPHFLCLGEGKQNTSWMQIAHIVDGNLLLEKPTRVKSFHAVLEDPSFSPMGVIFLSDKLPFIPVHSLVLLYRVFSAADITFHLYLIPNHRGLEKAVDEDEKRSGHSLLVNKPPNTIRPLKFNRWYRVSGPSRAEINPKELKFVYLALDRRQLFTEIYTKDMEEGMQLTLTKVVQEGKRDCRLLWGTLLRAGDIKQPATSSTPTCSGHSFLEHEPSSALQVRHKGHFVEKHREQLIQRVTSVNSILDRLLKYSVLTDEQYERIRSNSIRQEKMRLLYSFMPSWDTKCKNLFLNVLKETNHYLIQELQGL
- the LOC118260515 gene encoding NACHT, LRR and PYD domains-containing protein 1-like isoform X12, encoding MEKIMADLLRKTLDDLGRYAFPRFKRELSKIQPKEQYERIELESLMGLSRAALAELLCSHYGQPYCVEVTVRVLRAMGRSTLAYTLLHRLTYGASFVERYREIVIQKASNVANIIMALLRERVLTSEQSDSIMSEGTNQKRMKKLYELVPTWDVTNKYCLYKVLCATNPILTLVYTAVQAQGSIISEGPQKHMAELQGPREQSGIKFQGDPWEDIFYLQGPQKHTIEFQGLQAQSASRRAGGLQDQSGPKPQGATAGDMPSKKTDWSDEGSSVHGAAASMLPQYTLFGDIDKSTSPSSGRNTRSGAICTSCPTEEDWAEEVKPEIIGDKRGKKEIYRAHFPRAGLFRCVETDLEFLVRTATSIEYKYSFWERHLASGIPPVWMEVGPVFDIHAPPGTVEAIHIPHFLCLGEGKQNTSWMQIAHIVDGNLLLEKPTRVKSFHAVLEDPSFSPMGVIFLSDKLPFIPVHSLVLLYRVFSAADITFHLYLIPNHRGLEKAVDEDEKRSGHSLLVNKPPNTIRPLKFNRWYRVSGPSRAEINPKELKFVYLALDRRQLFTEIYTKDMEEGMQLTLTKVVQEGKRDCRLLWGTLLRAGDIKQPATSSTPTCSGHSFLEHEPSSALQVRHKGHFVEKHREQLIQRVTSVNSILDRLLKYSVLTDEQYERIRSNSIRQEKMRLLYSFMPSWDTKCKNLFLNVLKETNHYLIQELQGL
- the LOC118260515 gene encoding NACHT, LRR and PYD domains-containing protein 1-like isoform X19 yields the protein MEKIMADLLRKTLDDLGRYAFPRFKRELSKIQPKEQYERIELESLMGLSRAALAELLCSHYGQPYCVEVTVRVLRAMGRSTLAYTLLHRLTYGASFVERYREIVIQKASNVANIIMALLRERVLTSEQSDSIMSEGTNQKRMKKLYELVPTWDVTNKYCLYKVLCATNPILTLVYTAVQAQGSIISEGPREQSGIKFQGDPWEDIFYLQGLQAQSASRRAGGLQDQSGPKPQGATAGDMPSKKTDWSDEGSSVHGAAASMLPQYTLFGDIDKSTSPSSGRNTRSGAICTSCPTEEDWAEEVKPEIIGDKRGKKEIYRAHFPRAGLFRCVETDLEFLVRTATSIEYKYSFWERHLASGIPPVWMEVGPVFDIHAPPGTVEAIHIPHFLCLGEGKQNTSWMQIAHIVDGNLLLEKPTRVKSFHAVLEDPSFSPMGVIFLSDKLPFIPVHSLVLLYRVFSAADITFHLYLIPNHRGLEKAVDEDEKRSGHSLLVNKPPNTIRPLKFNRWYRVSGPSRAEINPKELKFVYLALDRRQLFTEIYTKDMEEGMQLTLTKVVQEGKRDCRLLWGTLLRAGDIKQPATSSTPTCSGHSFLEHEPSSALQVRHKGHFVEKHREQLIQRVTSVNSILDRLLKYSVLTDEQYERIRSNSIRQEKMRLLYSFMPSWDTKCKNLFLNVLKETNHYLIQELQGL